GCATCGGCCCGGCACTGCCGGCAGTGCCGCATTTGGGCTATGTCCTCCTGGCAAATATCGCGCAGGATAGTTAAATCTTTCATGCTGGTCTGGGGTAAATTTTCAAACACGCTGCCCGGCGCCGGGATTAAGGGCATAATGTTAGTCATCACCGCTCCCAACTGCTTGACTTTTTTCACAACTTCCACAATATGATTGTTGTTTATGCCATTGATCATTACAATATTGACTTTTACCAGCACTCCCCGGCCGGCCAAATATTCAATGCCGGCCATTTGATTATGGATTAATATTTCAGCCGCCTGTTCCCGTATATAATGACGGCCCTGATACCAGACATGGCGGTAGATGGACGCACCGATGGACGGGTTTAGGCAATTGACGGTAACGGTGACGTGGTTGAGCCCCAAGGCAACAATTTCCGGCGCGTACTGCGGCAGCATCAGGCCGTTGGTGGACAAGCAAAATAGTATTTCCGGCGAGCGCCGTTTAATAAGTTCGACGCTTTCCCGCGTTTGCTCCCAGTTAGCCAGCGCGTCCCCCGGCCCGGCGATGCCCACGACGCTTAAGTTCGGCAATTTGCTTTTTACCCGCAAAAATTTGTCGCAAGCCTGCGCCGGCGTCAAAATTTCACTGGTAACTCCCGGCCTGCTTTCGTTAACGCAGTCAAATCTACGGTTGCAATAATTGCAGCTGATATTGCACTCCGGCGCAACCGGAATATGCATTCTGGCAAATTTATGCTGGGCGTCGCAGGAGTAACAGGGATGTTTGGCAGTGGCTGCCGCCACTTCTTCGGGCGTTTTCAACGGCATCGACAGACCCTCCTTCCCATAAATAATTACAAGCTAGCGTTTTTGCACTTTGGAGCATTTTATCCGTTACGTTACTGCTGATTAAACGCCCGCTCATATTGCGCCCAGTTGATGGTTTTGGAACGAAACGCCGCCTCCCAGCAGTTGCCAACCCTTTCCAGCAGGTTAAGCATTCCTTCATAGCCAAAATACGCTCGGTCAAGATAAATGTCGGTATTGGCCGGCGCCAGCACATCAAACGCCGTCCTAATGCCCAGTTCCTCCGCCACATACTTTTCCCAGGCCGATCCCAGCACTGCGTCAACTTCAACCGTGGCCAGCGCTTGCTTAATCTGGTAACCGTCCGCCCCAAACACTACTTTGGGGCGGATGCCCAATGCGTTTAATTCCTGCCCCAACAGTTTGCGGACGTAAGGCGAGTCCGACTTAATCAACAGCAATTCCGGGATCATCTCCAATTCTTCATACAGCATTCTGACAAGACCAATGCCGATAGTGGCGTCCGCCACAACCGCAATTTTACAATTGCGGTAGCGGGGAATAATCATCAGCGCCCGGCGGCGCAGGGTGTCAATCACCAGTTCCTCGCCGGTTCGTATTAAGGCGGCAGCCGCATCTTCCGCGTTAAAGTATGCTCCCAGAGCCTGCAGCCAGCGGGCGGTGTTTTTCAAGCCAACGGGCAGCGGCATATCGGCAAGTATCAAGGGAATGCCATGGCGTTCCTGGATTTTGCGGGCAAATGTGTGGCCGACGTCATGACTTAACAGGATATTGGCCGCCGCGGTTCCGGCATTTTCCAGCTCACTCAGGGTAATATCATGGGCCACAACCGTTTGTACGGTTATTCCCATACAGTTCAGGACCGTCTTTACCCAGGCCAGGTCCGCCCGCCAGGTCGGGTTCAGATTGATTTGAGGCGCGATAATGTTGACAGTGTTTGCTGTCCGGGAAGGATTGGCGGCGATAAACGGCAGCAAAGCTTCCAACCCCAGGTTGGCGCCGGCGTAACTGTCGCCCCTGAAGCCGCCGGCCATGACCGGTATGAGTTTGGCGCTGATTTCTGGCTGCAGATTGCGGCACAGACCGTTTAAGTCCTCGCCGATTATATCCGCCGCACAAGTGCCGATGACAAACATGCTTTTGGTTTTAAAGGACTGATCGGCTTCTTTAATCAAGGCTTTCAGCTTGCCGGAAGCACCCATGATGATATCCGCTTCAAACAAGCGGCTGCAGCCGATTTTGCGGCGGGTAAAATCAATTTCGTGATGATC
This window of the Methylomusa anaerophila genome carries:
- the nifB gene encoding nitrogenase cofactor biosynthesis protein NifB yields the protein MPLKTPEEVAAATAKHPCYSCDAQHKFARMHIPVAPECNISCNYCNRRFDCVNESRPGVTSEILTPAQACDKFLRVKSKLPNLSVVGIAGPGDALANWEQTRESVELIKRRSPEILFCLSTNGLMLPQYAPEIVALGLNHVTVTVNCLNPSIGASIYRHVWYQGRHYIREQAAEILIHNQMAGIEYLAGRGVLVKVNIVMINGINNNHIVEVVKKVKQLGAVMTNIMPLIPAPGSVFENLPQTSMKDLTILRDICQEDIAQMRHCRQCRADAVGLLGNDQAHNFRAGGEQAAPDAAHSAKVYRIAVTSKYRKLVDLHYGHAEEFHIYESDGINNLLLETRKTVKYCQASDDNEVACESQNKTVQAIADCDAVLTMRIGYDAQKHLARNGIKVVEACGSVEEGLQQACRYLDLHQAGPKDAAAV
- a CDS encoding nitrogenase component 1, whose translation is MYDELTFENCQHSKDPVLSCALEGVAGIIAGIRDVSMVIHSPQGCAATVAMAYDHHEIDFTRRKIGCSRLFEADIIMGASGKLKALIKEADQSFKTKSMFVIGTCAADIIGEDLNGLCRNLQPEISAKLIPVMAGGFRGDSYAGANLGLEALLPFIAANPSRTANTVNIIAPQINLNPTWRADLAWVKTVLNCMGITVQTVVAHDITLSELENAGTAAANILLSHDVGHTFARKIQERHGIPLILADMPLPVGLKNTARWLQALGAYFNAEDAAAALIRTGEELVIDTLRRRALMIIPRYRNCKIAVVADATIGIGLVRMLYEELEMIPELLLIKSDSPYVRKLLGQELNALGIRPKVVFGADGYQIKQALATVEVDAVLGSAWEKYVAEELGIRTAFDVLAPANTDIYLDRAYFGYEGMLNLLERVGNCWEAAFRSKTINWAQYERAFNQQ